The following coding sequences are from one Cygnus olor isolate bCygOlo1 chromosome 2, bCygOlo1.pri.v2, whole genome shotgun sequence window:
- the BHLHE22 gene encoding class E basic helix-loop-helix protein 22, with protein sequence MERALGLPAEEDLFHKSLAASAKRMESAFRSPPGLDLSHPRDRQPSPLACYEAAEPEALLQPGGGGGGGGGGGGGGDPLGLPPGSVCVKYGESASRSSVAESSGGEQSPDDDSDGRCELLLRGPGGDPRDASPAVGGGGGSGGGGGGGVGPKAAEGGCSNSHGHGGSKKSKEQKALRLNINARERRRMHDLNDALDELRAVIPYAHSPSVRKLSKIATLLLAKNYILMQAQALEEMRRLVAYLNQGQAISAASLPSSAAAAAAAAAALHPALGAYEQAAGYPFSAGLPPATSCPEKCAIFNSVSSSLCKQCTEKP encoded by the coding sequence atGGAGCGGGCGCTGGGGCTGCCCGCCGAAGAGGACCTCTTCCACAAGAGCCTGGCCGCCTCGGCCAAGCGCATGGAGTCCGCCTTCCGCTCGCCCCCGGGGCTCGACCTGTCGCACCCCCGCGACCGCCAGCCCTCGCCGCTCGCCTGCTACGAGGCGGCCGAGCCCGAGGCGCTGCTGCAGCccggcggaggaggaggcggcggcggtggaggcggcggcgggggggacCCGCTGGGGCTGCCGCCGGGCTCCGTGTGCGTCAAGTACGGCGAGAGCGCCAGCCGCAGCTCGGTGGCCGAGAGCAGCGGCGGCGAGCAGAGCCCCGACGACGACAGCGACGGCCGCTGCGAGCTGCTGCtgcgcggccccgggggggaCCCCCGCGACGCCTCGCCGGCGgtcggcggcggcgggggcagcggcggcggcggcggcggcggtgtGGGGCCGAAGGCGGCCGAGGGGGGCTGCTCCAACAGCCACGGGCACGGCGGCAGCAAGAAGTCCAAGGAGCAGAAGGCGCTGCGCCTCAACATCAACGCGCGGGAGCGGCGGCGGATGCACGACCTGAACGACGCGCTGGACGAGCTGCGGGCCGTCATCCCCTACGCGCACAGCCCCTCGGTGCGGAAGCTGTCCAAGATCGCCACGCTGCTCCTGGCCAAGAACTACATCCTCATGCAGGCGCAGGCCCTGGAGGAGATGCGGCGCCTCGTGGCTTATCTCAACCAGGGCCAGGCCATCTCCGCCgcctccctgcccagctccgccgcggcggcggcggcggcggcggccgcgctGCACCCCGCCCTCGGCGCCTACGAGCAGGCGGCCGGCTACCCCTTCAGCGCCGGGCTGCCCCCCGCCACCTCCTGCCCGGAGAAATGTGCCATTTTCAACAGCGtctcctccagcctctgcaAACAGTGCACGGAGAAGCCTTaa